The sequence below is a genomic window from Shinella zoogloeoides.
TAACGAGGCGTAACCGCATGGCGACGAACAAGTCCACCGAGTCGATCGACGAAAAGGCCTTCCAGGCCCTCGAGGAGGCACTCAAGATCGACTTTGACGATCTGGTGCCCGAGACGCCTTCCACGAAGGACGCTTCCGAGGCTCGCTTGTCCGAACCGGCAGGCCGTGCTGCGAACAAGACGCAGGAAATGCCGGCCAACCAGCCGCTCTCCGGCGAGACCGCACGCACCCTCAACCCGGAACCCGCGCCCAAGACCCCCAGCTTCACCCCCGCGAACGACGGCTCGCGCAAGACGCCGGCCGCGATCCTCAAGTCGCTGGACATGCGCTCATCCCGCGGCCCGATCCGCATGGCGATCCTCGCCTCCGTTCTCTGGATAATCGGCGGCCTCGGCGTCGCGAACCTTCTCTACGCCCCGCAGATCTGGCAGATCCGGTCGATCTCCGCCCTCGTCGCCCTGCCCGGCGCCATCGGCATGCTCGTCGCGATCGTCATGCCGATCATGCTGTTCTTCGCCTTCGCCATCATGATCGCGCGCGCCCATGAACTGCGCAGCGCCGCCCGCTCGATGGCCGAGGTCGCCCTGCGCCTTTCCGAGCCGGAAACCGTCGCGACCGACCGCATCATGACCGTCGGCCAGGCTGTGCGCCGCGAAGTCTCGGCCATGAACGAAGGCATCGAGCGCACGATCGCCCGCGCGACCGAACTCGAAACCCTCGTGCATTCGGAAGTCAACGCGCTCGAACGCTCCTATTCCGACAATGAGATGCGTGTGCGCACGCTCGTGCAGGAGCTCGGCTCCGAGCGCGAGGCGATCGTCAGCCATGCCGAGCGCATCCGCTCCTCCATTTCCGGCGCGCACGAGCAGCTCAAGGACGAGCTGGTCAGCGCCGGCGACAGCATCACCGCGCGCATCGCGACCTCGGGCGAGGCCTTCGCCTCCATGCTCGACACCCGCGCCGCCATGCTGATGGAAAAGTCCGACAGCGCGACGCAGACCATCGGCGCCATGCTTTCGGCCCGCACGGATAGCCTGCTGTCGACGCTCAGCTCCTCGGGCGTCGCGCTCGCCAACGAGTTCGACAGCCGCCTCGACCAGCTGACGCAGAGCCTCGATTCGCGCGGCCGCGACCTGCTGCAGCAGTTCGAGACGCGCGCCTCCTCGCTCGATACCAACACCGAGAAGCTGAACGCGGCGCTGAACGAGCGCGCCAAGCAGCTCAACGAGACGCTGATCGCCCGCACCCGCGAGATCAGCGAGAGCCTGTCGATCGGCCAGCAGGCCGTGACCGGCGGCCTCGACCGCGTTCTGGAATCGATGAACGCCGCGCTCGACGAAAAGGGCGCGCAGTTCCGCCAGAGCCTGAAGAATGCCGCCGACGACACCGTCATGGACCTCGACCTGCGTTCCGGCTTCTTCGACGAGCGCATGCAGGCGACCGTCGGCCAGATCGCCAGCGCCTTCGACCAGCGTGTGGAAGAGTTCGCCCAGGCCTTCGACCAGCGCGCCGGCTCGCTCGACTCCAAGCTGATGGAAAGCCTCGCCCGCATCAACGAGACGGTCGCCAGCGGCCATGACGCTCTCGACGGCATCCTCACCACCAGCATCGACCGCCTCGGCAACACGCTCACCGACCAGACCTTCGCGCTGGCCACGACCCTCGGCACCAGCCAGGAAGTGTTCGAAAGCGCCGTTTCCGGCCAGGCGGAGGCCATCACCAAGGCCGTCACCGGCGCGCATGAACGCGTCGGCGCCGCGCTCTCGGAAAAGTCCGCAGCGCTGCTCGGCGGCCTCGCCGACGTGCAGAACCGCATCGAAACCGGCTTCGGCGCCCGCGCCGATGCACTGGCCGAGAGCGTTTCGGGCAGCGAGCGCCGCCTGACGGAAGCGCTCGATTCGCGCGGAACGTCGATCGCCACCGACATCCAGGCCGCCCAGGAACGCATGGAGGAAGCGCTCGGCGCCCGCGCGAGCGCGCTGGTGGAGAGCATTTCCAGCAGCGAGCGCCGCCTGACCCAGGCGCTCGATTCGCGCGGCACGGCCATCGCCACCGACATCCAGGCCGCCCAGGAACGCATGGAAGATGCGCTCGGCGCCCGCGCCGACGAGATCACCTCCACTATCGCGGCAAGCCACAACCGCCTCGACACCGCGCTCACCGAGCGCACCGCCGCCCTCTCCGCCATGCTGAACGAGACGGGCAGCCAGCTCGAAGGTTCCGTCGGCTCGGCGGCAAGCCGCGTCGAGAGCGCGCTGACGGGCGCCGCCCGCCAGATCGACGAGGTCATCACCGGCCGCACGGCGAACCTCGCCTCGGTACTGTCGAACAGCGCCGGCTCCATGCAGGCAGCCATCGATTCCGCCGCGACCCGCGTCGAAAGCGTGCTGACCGAAGGCAGCCAGCAGCTCGGCGGCGTTCTGCACGGCCAGGCCGCCGAATTCGCCGACGCCTTCTCCGGCCGCGCCGCCGGGATCGCCGAGGCGCTTTCGGGCCGCGCGTCCGAGCTTGCCGGCTCGCTCGTCTCCACCCACGAGCAGATCCGCACCACGCTCGACGACCGCATCAACGCCATCAACCTCGCCATTTCCGAGGGCCGCAACCAGCTCGCCGAAACGCTCAACGATCAGGCCACCTCCATCGGCACCTCGATCGCCACCAGCGCCGGCATGCTGGAAATGACGCTGGAGCAGCACGAGGAGAACCTGCGCCGCACCATCGACGGCAGCGCCGCCCTGCTCGACCACCGCGTGCGCGAGAGCGCCGGCGCCGTGGCCGAACGCCTCGGCGAGACCACGTCCAAGATCGCCGAGGCCGCCGATGCCTTCGGCGCCCGCATGGAGCAGACGGTCGACAGCGTCGCCACCCGCTTCGACACGACCGGCAGCAGGCTGGAGGAAAACCTCGGCAGGCTGGAGGCCCGCATCGAGCACAGCGTCGAGAATGTCTCCGGCATCGTCGACACCGCCGCTGCCCGCATTTCCGACACGCTGTCCGAGCGCCTTGTCGATCTCGACCGCGTGGGCAACGACGTGTCGATGCGCGTCTCCGACGCCCTCTCCCGCCCGATCGCCGAAGTCGACCGCATCGGCGACGAGACGACCGCCCGCATCGCCGCCGCCCTCGCCGGCCGTGTCGGGGACATCGAACGCGTCAGCGCCACGGCCGCTGACCGCATCGAAGGCGCGCTTTCCGGCCGCCTCGGCGATATCGAGCGTGTCAGCGCCGATGTGGCCGATCGCATCGAGGGCGCGCTCTCCGGCCGCCTCGGCGACATCGAGCGCGTGACCGGCGAGGCTGCCGAGCGCATCGACGGAACGCTGGCCGACCGCGCCAGCCAGATCGAGCGCGTCGCCGGTGAAGCCGCCGCCCGCATCGACGGTGCCCTTGCCGACCGCACGGGCCAGATCATCCGCGCCACCGGCGACGCCGCCGAACGCATCGACGGTACGCTTGCCGACCGTGCAAGCGAGATCATCCGTGCCACCGGCGAAGCGGCAGACCGCATCGACGGTACGCTCGCCGACCGCGCCAGCCAGATCGAGCGCGTCGCCGGTGAAGCCGCCGCCCGCATCGACGGCGCCCTTGCCGAACGTGCCAGCCAGATCGCCCGCGTCACCGGCGAAGCGGCGGAACGCATCGATGGAACGCTCGCCAGCCGCACCGGCGACATCGAGCGCATTTCGGGCGAAGCGGCCGACCGCATTGCCGCGACCATCGACGAGAAGACCGACCGCATCGAGGAACGCCTCGGCACGATGGACAAGGCCCTCACCATCGGTCTCGACAGCGTCAACCGCACCATCGACGGCAAGGCTGCCGGCCTTGCCCAGACGCTGCGCGAAGCTGTGACGCAGGCGACCCAGGACATGGACGCCGAAGCGATCCGCTCGGTCCAGTCGCTCGCCAAGACCGGCGAGCAGTTTGCCAATCTCGGTCATTCGCTGCGCGGCGCGGTCTCCCGCGCGGCGCAGGAGATGGGCGCGGAAGCCCAGCGCGCCACCGAGACCATCGCCAAGACCGGCGAGGAATTCGCCGAGAACCTGTCCGCCCGCAACGAAGCCTTCGCCCGCGCCGTCGAGGAAACGACCTCGTCCGCCGTCGCCCGTTTCGAAGAGACGGAAGGCCGGCTTGCAAGCCAGGCGCAGTCGCTGCGCTCCGGCCTCGGCGATGTCGAGAAGGCGCTGGAAGCCCGTGGCGCTTCGATCCGCTCGGCGCTCGACGACCGCACGCGTGAACTCAACTCCATGCTGGCAAGCCGCACGGAAGAGCTCTCGCGCCTGATCAACGAGGAGGCCCGCCCGGTCATCGACGATTATGCCGCCGTCGGCCGCGAGGCTGCCGAGCGCATCACCGGCGTCGCCCGCGAAAGCGCCGAACGCCTGCGCAACGAGAATGCGGCGCTGATCAACGCCATCTCCGCCCGCACGGCCGACACGCTCGCCGCCATCTCCAGCCGCACGGAAGAAGCGGCCGGCACGATGCGCGAGATCGAGAGCGGCCTGCAGGCGAATGTGGAAAGCCTGATTGCCCGCCTTTCGGAAAGCAACGGGGCGATCGCCGGCATCGTCGATGCGGCGAGCCAGACGCTCGGCGACATCGACGGCCGCCTGACGACGACCGCAGAGCGCTTCTCCACCTCCGCCGAGCGCGCTTCCGACATGGTCGCGACCACCTCGCGGCTCCTTGAAGGCAAGGTCGATCGCCTCTCCGACATTTCCGCCGGTACGCTCGCGCAGATCGGCGGCATCGTCGGGCGCTTCGAGGACCACTCGAAGATCCTGTCGCAGGCCTCCGACCTCTTGGCCGCCGCCCAGTCGAACCTCGTCTCGACGCTGGAAGAGCGTCAGGACGCGCTGCGCTCGCTCTCCATCGGCCTCGTCCAGCGTTCGGAAGAGATCGAGAAGACGATGCAGTCGCTCGAAGGCATGGTGGAAGGCGCCTTCTCCCGCGCCGAGGAGCGCTCGAACCTGATCGCCGGCAATCTTCGCGGCGGCATCCAGTCGTCGTTCGCCGAAGTCGGCCGCATCCTCGGCGATACCGAGAAGCGCGCCGAGGCCGCCGCCAACACGCTGCGCGATTCGCTGGTCAAGGCCGGCGAGGAAGCCGGTCAGTCCGTCGAGGGCGCCTTCACGCGCGCCGAGGAACGGACCAAGGAAGTGGCGGACCGCCTGCGCGGCAGCGTCGGCGCCTCGCTCTCCGACGTCGATCGCCTCCTCAGCGAATCCGGCAAGAAATCCGAAGCCGCCACCACCGTCATGCGCGAAGCGATGCGCGAGGCGGTCGAGGAGGCCATCGGCAAGTTCTCCGGCGCGACCGAGGAAATCCGCCGCGCGGCCTCCGAGATTCGAAAGGAACTCGACCAGACCCGCGGCGAACTGAAGCGCAGCGCCTTCGACCTGCCGGAAGAAGCCAAGGAAAACGCCGCCCAGATGCGCCGCGCCGTCAGCGAGCAGATCAAGGCCCTGCAGGACCTTTCCGACATCATCGGCAAGTCCTCCTCGGCACTGGAAATCTCGCGCCCGGCGGTTCAGGCGACGCAGGTGCAGGCCGCCCAGGTGGCCCAGCCGGTGCAGCAGGCCCGCGTCGAACCCCGTCGCGAGGAACCGGCGCAGCTTCGCGGCAGCCTCGGCCTCGAGCGCGCGGCCGCCGCTACAGTGCCGCAGCGGGCGCAGCCCGTTCCGGCCGAAGGCGCCGACGCCAAGGCGGCCGGCGAAGGCGGCTGGATGCGCGATCTGCTGCGCGGCGCCGTCTCGCGGGAAGAGGCGCAGTTCGCCCAGCCCCGCGGCGAAGGCCAGGCAGCCCGCCCGGCCGACAACCGCAACCCGCGCCATGTCGTCGAATCGCTGAACTCGCTTTCGGTCGACATCGCCCGCGCCATCGATCACGATGCCTCGGTCGACCTGTGGCGCCGCTACCAGCGCGGCGAGCGCGACGTCTTCACGCGCCGCCTCTACACGCTGAAGGGCCAGCAGACCTTCGACGAGATCAAGCGCAAGTACGAACGCGAGCCGGAATTCCGCACGGCGGTCGACCGCTACATCTCGGACTTCGAGAAACTGCTCGCCGACGTCGCCCGCAACGACCGCGACAAGGTGATGACGCAGACCTATCTGACGTCGGACACCGGCAAGGTCTACACCATGCTTGCCCACGCCGCCGGCCGCTTCAACTGAGCGGACCGCAATGGAACACGAAACGGCCGCCCATGAGGCGGCCGTTTTGCTTTTTAAGCTTTGTCTTTCACTTGCCCGCCCTTCCTTGGTGGCTCAACCGGCGCATGGCCTCATCACCCACTTTTGAACCGCGGAAGCCTTAAAATCCCGGCCCGCACCCTCTATATCCCTTTCGACGCGCCACGAGGCGCAAGGGAAGAGAGACAAGATGATTCTGATACAGGGATTTGGCCGTGTGCTGGCAGTGCTGGCGGTGGCCGTGATGGTGATGATGACGGTGGTGGATGTGGCGGAGGCCCGCCGCGCCGGCGGCGGTTTCGGCAGCCGCGGCAGCCGGACCTTCTCGACGCCCTCGACCACGCGCACCGCGCCGACCGATGCCCAGCCGATCGACCGCACGATGACGCGCCAGCAGTCCGCGCAGCCCTCTGCCGGCCGCAACGCCACCGCCAACAATACCCGTCCCGGCTTCTTCAACGGCTTCGGCGGCAGGCTTCTCGGCGGCCTGATGCTCGGCGGCCTCGTCGGCATGCTGCTCGGCTACGGACTTGGCGGCGGCATCGGCTTCCTCGGCCTGATCCTGCAGGTCCTGCTGATCGCCGGCCTCTTCCTGTTCCTGCGCCGCATGTTCGCCCAAAGGAACGCGCCCGCCTATGCCGGAGCCGCCTCCCAGCGCAACGCTTACCAGGACCGCGGTTCGGACTTCGAAATCCCGCGCATCGGCGGCGGCAGCCGTCAGGCGGCAGCGCAGCCGAAGGGCGGCGACGAGATCGGCGTCAAGCAGGCCGACCTCGAACAGTTCGAAAGCATGCTGAAGGAATTGCAGGCGGCCTATGCCGCGGAAGATTTCCGCACGCTGCGCCAGATCACCACGCCGGAGGCCATGTCCTATCTCGCCGAGGAGATCGGCGACAACGCCACGCAGGGCCTGAAGAACGAGGTGCGCGACATCCACCTCGTCCAGGGCGACGTCGCGGAAGCCTGGCGCGAGGGCGCCGACGAATATGCCACCGTCGCCATGCGCTACGAGAGCATCGATGTGATGCGCGACCGCTCGACCGGCAAGCTGGTCTCCGGCGATCCGGACAACCTCACGGAAGCCGTCGAGATCTGGACCTTCGTGCGCCGCAACGGCAGCGACTGGAAGGTTTCGGCCATCCAGGGCGTCGAAGCCGCCTGATACGACAAGGCCGTGCGCAGCGATCTGCGCACGGCCCTTTATTTGTCGATGCATCGCGCGATCAGATCGACTTCAGCGTCCAGCCGACGATATCGGCGGTGACCGCGGCGAAGGCCGCATCCAGCCCCTTCACGAAGGCCGTGCTGCCCGAACCGCCGACCGGCACCGCCGCGCGGAAAACCTTCTGCGCCCTGACGGTGCCGTTGCGATCGTTGAGCAGCTTTGCCGAAATCTCCACCACGGCCGTCGCCCCGCCCGAGGTCTGCACCTCGAAGGAGCGGATATCGGTGACGATCTGGTAGTCGATCGCCAGCCCTTGGCCCGGCATGCCGACGCCGCCGAGGCGGCCGGTGTTCTCGAAGGCCTGCACGAGCTTGGCCTGCACCATCTTGCTCAGGCTGTCGCTCCACTGCGACTGGGCAAGATACTGGATTTCGGAGGGCGACGGACGGATGACGATCTGCTCGCTGTCGAGCGCCTTCAGAGCGGACGGCTGCTGCACGAGAATCTGGCGGCTCCTGGCCGAAGGCCCTTCGACGGCACTCGCCGTGGCGGAAAGGCTGAACGTATCGTTCTTGGCCGGGCCGCTGCCGCAGGCGGCAAGCGTTGCCGCCAGAACGGCGATGAGAGCAGCGCGCGCCGCAGTCCCGTTCCGCAACAACTCCATACCCGATACCGTCATTTCATCCTCGAACCGTGACGAATCCTGTGTAGCAGCGGCACAGCACGCTGTCACGGTTGAGCGGACGGACAAATTCGCGTCCGGGCGCTGCCGACCGGCCGTTGTGGGGATAGGGCCACACTTTGCGGCCCGAGTCAGCGCCGCGTGCGCCCGTCATACTGCTTCACGGTGTCGCCGCCGAAGAGCAGGCGCTGCGGATTGCGCTCGAAACCGGAAATCGCCGTATCGAGATTCTGGATCGTACGGCGGGTGTCGAGCACCAGGGCCTCGACGTCGCGCAGGCCCGAACCCGAGAAGCGCTGGAGCCCGTCGGCAATCGGCCCGATGCGGCCGTTCAGCGTGTCCGCCGCCTGCTTGATCGACTGCAGGGTCGCCTTGGCTTCGGCAAAGAGCGATTCGGAATCGCCCTCCCCGAGGAAGCCGTCCAGCTTGGCGAGCACGCCGTCGACGCGCGTGGAGGCGGCGTTCAGCTTGTTGCTCATCTGCTGCACGTCGGTGATGATCTGGTCGATATCCTCTTCCCGCGCGCCGATGCGGTTGGCGACGCCGGTGACGGAGGCGATGGCCTTGCGGGCGTCGGCGGTGGCGACGGAGATGTTGTCGATCGCGCCGCCGATCTTCTGCGTATCGACCGCGGCCATCAGGCTGTCGACCTTGTCGAGCGTTGCCGTGGCCTGCTTGCCGAACGTATCGAAGGTCTCGGCCGTCTTGCGGAAGGTCTCGACGGTCTCCTTCACGCCGCCCGAAGCGTCCGCGATGTCCTTGCTGACCTTGTCGACATTGCTGACGAAGTCCTCGACCTTCTTCGGATCGACCGCCTTGATGAGCGAATCGACCGAAGCGAGCGTCGAATCGAGCCGGCCGGAAAGGTTCTTGAACGTGTCCGAAAGCCCGCCGACGCTTTGCAGGAACTCGTCGATGTTCTCGCCGTTGCGGGCGAGCGAATCGGAGAATCGCTCCGCATTGCGGATGGTGGTGGTGAGCGGCCCGCGTGCATCCGCGACGAAGCCCTGGACGTCGGTGATCGCCGCGTCGGCGCGCTTGAGGATCTTGTCGGCGGTCGACAGGATGTTCGTCACGCTCGACTGTTCGGCCTCCAGGATGGCGGCGGTCTCGTTGTCGAAGGCCTGGCGCAGGATGTTGGGATCGTCGGCATTACCGCCGCCGAGCTCGATATAGGCAGCGCCCGTCAGGCCCTGCACTTCGAGGACGGCAGTGGTGGACTGCTTGACCGGCGCGCTGGTCGAGACCTCGGTCATGGCGACGGAAAAGCGCGGATCGTCCGCATCGATGGCCAGGCTGCGCACGGAGCCGACCGGAATGCCGTTGAACCGCACGGGCGAGCCGACGGAAAGGCCGTTCGCCGAGCCGGGAATGCGAATGGCGAGCTGCGCCATCTCGCCGCCGCGGCCATATTGCGACATCCAGTAGACGAAGACGAAGGCGGCGGCCATGACCAGCACGGTGAAGAAACCGACGAGGGCGTAGTTGGCTTTCGTTTCCATGCTTTCGGGTTCCGTACTCGCAGTTCCATCCGCCGGGACGATCCGTCCCGGATGTTTATGCCTCTCGCACGATCGACCGCGCACGCTTGCCCTGGAAATAGGACTGCACCCACGGATCGTCAAAGGCCAGCATGTCCTCGATCGTGCCTTCGACCAGAACCTTCTTCTGCCCGAGCACGGCGATGCGGTCGCATACCGAAAACAGGCTGTCGAGGTCGTGAGTCACCATATACACGGTGAGGCCGAGGGTGTCGCGCAGTTTGGCGATGAGCTCGTCGAATTCCGCCGCGCCGATCGGGTCGAGGCCGGAGGTCGGCTCGTCGAGGAAGACCAGCGCCGGATCGAGCGCCAGCGCGCGGGCCAGCGCCGCGCGCTTGATCATGCCGCCGGAAAGCTCCGAGGGAAACTTGTTGGCCGCCTCCGGGGCAAGGCCGACCAGCTCGATCTTCAGCCGCGCCAGCTCGTCCATCATCGCCTGCGGCAGGTCGAGATATTCGCGCATCGGCACCTGGATGTTTTCCTTGACCGTCAGCGCCGAAAACAGCGCGCCGTGCTGGAACAACACGCCGAGCTTCATGTCGAGCGCCAGGCGCTCCGCCTCGCTGGCCTTGTCGAAATCGGTGCCGAAGATGCGGATATTGCCCGAGCGGCGCGGCAGGAGGCGCAGCACCGTGCGCATCAGCACGGACTTGCCGGTGCCGGACGCGCCGACGAAGCCGAGGATCTCGCCGCGATAGATATCGAGGTTGAGTTTGTCGAGCACGATGTTGCTGCCGAAGCCGACGGTCAGGTCCTTGACCGAAAGGACCACGTCGTCCTGTTGTGCCGAAACCGAAGCCATATGCATCCCTAGAAGTCGATTGCGGCGTAGAACATGGCGAAGAGGCCATCGACGAGGATGACGACGAAGATCGCCTTCACCACGGCGGCGGTGACGTGGCGGCCGAGCGATTCGGCGCTGCCGCCGACCTTGAGCCCTTCCACCGAGGCGACGATGCCGATGATCAGCGCCATGAACGGCGCCTTGATCATGCCCGAGACCACCGTCGACAGGTCGATGGCCTCCTTGAGGCGCGAGAGGAAGGTTTCGAAGGTGATGCCGGAATAGGACCAGGCGACGAAGGCCGCGCCGCCGAGCGCGGCGAAATTGGCGATGATCGTCAAAAGCGGCAGCGCGACCGTCAGCGCCACGAGGCGCGGAAAGACCAGCACGCCGACGGGGCTGAGGCCCATGACCTTCAGCGCGTCGATCTCCTCGCGCATCTTCATCGAGCCGATCTCGGCGGTGATGGCGCTGCCCGAGCGGCCGGCGATCATGATGGCGGTCAGCAGCACGCCGACCTCGCGCAATTGCAGGATGCCGACAAGGTCGACGACGAAGACCTCCGCGCCGAAATAGCGAAGCTGGAAAGCGCCCTGCTGGGCGATGATCGCGCCGATGAGGAAGGACATCAAAAGGATGATCGGCACCGCGCGAACGCCCATATGGTCGATCTGGTGCACGATCGCCGCCGGCGAGCCACCGCTCTTGCGTCCGAGCTTCAACTGCGCGCCGCGCACGGCCGAGCCGAGGATGAACATGGCCGCGACCGCATCGTCCCAGACATCGACCATGATGCGGCCGACCGGCGCGAAGATGCGTTCGAAGAGCGTTTGGCGCGCCCCCTTCTCGTCGCGCGGTTCGGCGAGCTTTTCCGGCAGCGCGGTGATGAGATCGGCATAGTGCGCGCCGCCCCCGTCCCGCACGCTCACCTCGGCGCCGCCGGCCTGCCGCTCGGTGATCGCCCGGCGCAGCAGCCAGGCGCCGGCCGTATCCATCTCGGCGACGCCGCTGAGGTCGATCTCCAGCGCACCACCCTGCCCGCCCGCGATCTCGGCAAGCCGCCGGCTCGCGCCCACCGCCGTCGTGTTCACCCATTGACCGGAAAGACGCCAGATCTCCCCGCCCTTGCCGGGCAGGCTTTCGGTCTCGATCTCGGCTGTGGCGTTGGTAGCGGTGGTCAAGTCTCTTGCATCTTCCCGTGCTTGGGACAACATGCGCCTGTCTTATCGGCTCGCCGGCCATCTGTCACCGAACGAACGGCCAAAAGCCTCATCCGCCTTGAATTTTTCAATCCCGTCAGGATCGATCCCATGCTCCGCACCCTCCTTGCCGCCGCCGAAAGCTTCCCGATCGCCGGGGCCTTCACCATTTCGCGCGGCGCGAAGACGACGGCGGAGGTGGTGACCTGCACCATAGGCGCTTCCGGCCTGTCCGGCCGCGGCGAATGCGTGCCCTATGCGCGCTACGGCGAATCGGTCCCCGGCGTGCTCGCCGCCATCGAGGCGATGCGCGGCGCGATCGAGGATGGCATCGGCCGGGAGGACCTTGCCCGCCGGATGCCGGCCGGCGCCGCCCGCAACGCCATCGACTGCGCGCTCTGGGACCTCGAGGCGAAACTGTCCGGCGTGCCCACCTGGCAGGTCATCGACCGCACCGCCCCGCAAAAGCTCGTCACCGCCTACACGCTCTCGCTCGGCGAGCCGGACGCCATGCAGCGCCAGGCGGCCGAACATGCCTGGCGGCCTCTGCTGAAGGTCAAGGTGGGCACGGCGGACGATGCCGCCCGCATCCGCGCCGTGCGCGCCGGCGCACCCGAAAGCGCCATCATCCTCGACGCCAACGAGGGCTGGACGCCGGAAAATCTCGCTCATCACTTTTCGCTCTGCGCCGAGGCGCGCATCGCCCTCATCGAGCAGCCGCTTCCTGCGAATAACGATTCGGCGCTGCGCGATATCGCGCGTCCCGTCCCCGTCTGCGCCGACGAGAGCGTGCACCGCACGCAGGACGTCGCCGGCCTCGCCGACCGCTACGACGCGATCAACATCAAGCTCGACAAGGCCGGCGGGCTGACGGAAGCGCTGGCGCTGCGCGAGGCGGCGCGCGGACACGGCCTGAAGATCATGGTCGGCTGTATGGTCGGCACCTCGCTCGGCATGGCGCCGGCCGTGCTCCTGGCGCAGGGCGCCGACTTCGTCGATCTCGACGGCCCGCTGCTGCTTGCCCGCGACCGGGAGCCGGGCCTTCACTACGAAGGCTCCAGCGTCTACCCGCCCGAAGCCACGCTCTGGGGCTGAGTGCCGGCGCGCGGCGCGACCAGCCGCCCGGCGACGATACAGACCAGCCCCGTCGCGGCGACGAGCGACATCAGGTGGAAGCCCTGGACACCATACCAGCTATAGGTATAGCCGGAGACGAAGGTGGCGAGTGCCGTGAAGATGCCGGTGTAGAAGAAGTAGAGCCCCTGCGCCGCGGCCTCCTGCTCCTCCGCGACGCGCTCCACGAGGCGGCTCTGCACGCTGATATGGACGATGGCGAAGGTGAAGGCGTGCAGGCATTGCAGCACGAAGTAGCCGGCAAACCCCATCTCCATCGGAAACAGGATCCAACGGCCCACCGCCACCGTGCCGCCGAAGATCATCATGGACCAGAGATTGAAGCGGCGTCGGAGCTGGACGGCGAAGATGAACAGGATGACCTCGGCAAGAACGCCGGCGCTCCAGAGAAGACCGACATCCGTGCCGGTGAAACCCAGCTTCTGCCAGTGGATCGCCGAAAAGGCATAGTACATGGCATGGCTGGCGCTGATGAGGGAAGCGCCGACCAGCATGAACTGCACGTCCCGTTGCCGCAGCGTGCTCGTGCCGGAAACGCTGGCGATCGCGGTGATCGGCGAAGGCCGGCGCGGCTTGCCGATCTTCGGCGCGATGAACGCGCCGAGCACCGTCAGCACGAAGGCCACCGCCATGGCCGGCAGCACCATCGCCCCGCCATAGAACCCGGCCAGCCAGCCGCCGGTCATCGTCGAGAGGATGAAGGCGAGCGATCCCCACAGCCGCATCCTGCCGTAATCGAAATTCCAGCGGCGCACGCCAGACAGCGCGATCGCCTCGGTAATCGGCACATAGGGCGAATAGACCGCCCCTTGCAGCGTATAGAGCAGAAGGACCGGCCAGAAGGAGCCGGTGGCGAACAGCGCCAGCGCCGTCGCGAGCGACAGCGTGCCCGACCAGAGCAGCACGATCGACCGTTCGCCGATCCGGTCGGCGATCAGCCCAGCGACCGGCGCCGAGAAGACGCGCACGAACATCGGAACCGCGAGGACGATACCGATCTGGAAATCGCTCATCGAAAGCGTTTCCAGCCAGACCGGGAAGAACGGCAGCGCGATGCCGTTGACCATCATCGGCGCGCAGAAGACGAGAGCGATGCGCGCGGCGAAAAACGGCGGCGCGCCGGCGGTCACGGAAGGGGCGGTCATGGCGGGGAACCTGCGTTGGAACGCCCTCCGC
It includes:
- a CDS encoding kinesin, which encodes MATNKSTESIDEKAFQALEEALKIDFDDLVPETPSTKDASEARLSEPAGRAANKTQEMPANQPLSGETARTLNPEPAPKTPSFTPANDGSRKTPAAILKSLDMRSSRGPIRMAILASVLWIIGGLGVANLLYAPQIWQIRSISALVALPGAIGMLVAIVMPIMLFFAFAIMIARAHELRSAARSMAEVALRLSEPETVATDRIMTVGQAVRREVSAMNEGIERTIARATELETLVHSEVNALERSYSDNEMRVRTLVQELGSEREAIVSHAERIRSSISGAHEQLKDELVSAGDSITARIATSGEAFASMLDTRAAMLMEKSDSATQTIGAMLSARTDSLLSTLSSSGVALANEFDSRLDQLTQSLDSRGRDLLQQFETRASSLDTNTEKLNAALNERAKQLNETLIARTREISESLSIGQQAVTGGLDRVLESMNAALDEKGAQFRQSLKNAADDTVMDLDLRSGFFDERMQATVGQIASAFDQRVEEFAQAFDQRAGSLDSKLMESLARINETVASGHDALDGILTTSIDRLGNTLTDQTFALATTLGTSQEVFESAVSGQAEAITKAVTGAHERVGAALSEKSAALLGGLADVQNRIETGFGARADALAESVSGSERRLTEALDSRGTSIATDIQAAQERMEEALGARASALVESISSSERRLTQALDSRGTAIATDIQAAQERMEDALGARADEITSTIAASHNRLDTALTERTAALSAMLNETGSQLEGSVGSAASRVESALTGAARQIDEVITGRTANLASVLSNSAGSMQAAIDSAATRVESVLTEGSQQLGGVLHGQAAEFADAFSGRAAGIAEALSGRASELAGSLVSTHEQIRTTLDDRINAINLAISEGRNQLAETLNDQATSIGTSIATSAGMLEMTLEQHEENLRRTIDGSAALLDHRVRESAGAVAERLGETTSKIAEAADAFGARMEQTVDSVATRFDTTGSRLEENLGRLEARIEHSVENVSGIVDTAAARISDTLSERLVDLDRVGNDVSMRVSDALSRPIAEVDRIGDETTARIAAALAGRVGDIERVSATAADRIEGALSGRLGDIERVSADVADRIEGALSGRLGDIERVTGEAAERIDGTLADRASQIERVAGEAAARIDGALADRTGQIIRATGDAAERIDGTLADRASEIIRATGEAADRIDGTLADRASQIERVAGEAAARIDGALAERASQIARVTGEAAERIDGTLASRTGDIERISGEAADRIAATIDEKTDRIEERLGTMDKALTIGLDSVNRTIDGKAAGLAQTLREAVTQATQDMDAEAIRSVQSLAKTGEQFANLGHSLRGAVSRAAQEMGAEAQRATETIAKTGEEFAENLSARNEAFARAVEETTSSAVARFEETEGRLASQAQSLRSGLGDVEKALEARGASIRSALDDRTRELNSMLASRTEELSRLINEEARPVIDDYAAVGREAAERITGVARESAERLRNENAALINAISARTADTLAAISSRTEEAAGTMREIESGLQANVESLIARLSESNGAIAGIVDAASQTLGDIDGRLTTTAERFSTSAERASDMVATTSRLLEGKVDRLSDISAGTLAQIGGIVGRFEDHSKILSQASDLLAAAQSNLVSTLEERQDALRSLSIGLVQRSEEIEKTMQSLEGMVEGAFSRAEERSNLIAGNLRGGIQSSFAEVGRILGDTEKRAEAAANTLRDSLVKAGEEAGQSVEGAFTRAEERTKEVADRLRGSVGASLSDVDRLLSESGKKSEAATTVMREAMREAVEEAIGKFSGATEEIRRAASEIRKELDQTRGELKRSAFDLPEEAKENAAQMRRAVSEQIKALQDLSDIIGKSSSALEISRPAVQATQVQAAQVAQPVQQARVEPRREEPAQLRGSLGLERAAAATVPQRAQPVPAEGADAKAAGEGGWMRDLLRGAVSREEAQFAQPRGEGQAARPADNRNPRHVVESLNSLSVDIARAIDHDASVDLWRRYQRGERDVFTRRLYTLKGQQTFDEIKRKYEREPEFRTAVDRYISDFEKLLADVARNDRDKVMTQTYLTSDTGKVYTMLAHAAGRFN